A stretch of the Panicum virgatum strain AP13 chromosome 9N, P.virgatum_v5, whole genome shotgun sequence genome encodes the following:
- the LOC120689758 gene encoding 40S ribosomal protein S19, protein MAASTARTVKDVNPHEFVKAYSAHLKRSGKMELPEWVDIVKTARFKELPPYDPDWYYTRAASIARKIYLRQGIGVGGFQKIYGGRQRNGSRPPHFCKSSGAISRNILQQLQKMGIIDVDPKGGRLITSQGRRDLDQVAGRVAVDA, encoded by the exons atGGCGGCTTCGACGGCGAGGACGGTGAAGGATGTCAACCCGCACGAGTTCGTCAAGGCCTACTCCGCCCACCTCAAGCGCTCCGGCAAG ATGGAGCTCCCTGAGTGGGTTGACATTGTGAAGACTGCGAGGTTCAAGGAGCTTCCTCCTTATGACCCTGACTGGTACTACACCAGGGCTG CCTCAATTGCAAGGAAGATCTACCTCAGGCAAGGCATTGGTGTAGGTGGATTCCAGAAGATCTATGGTGGCCGCCAGAGGAATGGCTCCCGCCCACCACACTTCTGCAAGAGCAGTGGTGCCATTTCACGTAACATCCTGCAGCAGTTGCAGAAGATGGGCATCATTGATGTTGATCCCAAGGG TGGGCGGCTCATCACCTCCCAGGGAAGGCGTGATCTTGACCAAGTGGCTGGAAGAGTTGCTGTTGACGCTTAA